The stretch of DNA GTTGAGGATGGCCGGATTAAACAGACACAGATGCTCACCCCACCACCTCATGCCCCTGGTGTTATCCCTAAATGGGTGCATGAGCAGGGGGCAACAGTTGTTATTGCCGGAGGGATGGGACAGCGGGCAGTAAGCCTGTTTGAGCAACAAGGTGTGCATGTGGTCGTTGGTGCTCCAGGCCATACCCCAGAAGAAATTGTTAATGCCTACCTTAATGGCACACTTGAGGTAGGTGCTAATGTGTGCGACCATTAAGTATCACCGGAATTTATCCTTTATGGAGGGTTAGAAGATGGGTTTAAAGATTATCTTAGGAATACTAATTGGTGGAGGAATAGGGTTTGCAGTGGGCTATTTTGGCCATTGCTCCAGTGGAACTTGCCCGTTGACCAGTAATCCGTGGGTAAGCACCTTTTTGGGAATGGCAATTGGTGCAGCTATAGGGTTTAATCTTGGGAAATAGAAAGGAGTTGTTAATGCCTGAAAAAGTTGTGATTATTGGTGGTGGTGTGGCTGGAACTAATCTGGCTAAAAAGCTGGTGGACAAAAACAGGGGGTTTGAGATTACCCTGGTTAAAAAGGAAACCCATGCCAGTTACTCTCCCTGCGGCATACCGGATGTGTTGTCTGGCAAAATATCC from bacterium encodes:
- a CDS encoding DUF6132 family protein, whose product is MGLKIILGILIGGGIGFAVGYFGHCSSGTCPLTSNPWVSTFLGMAIGAAIGFNLGK